A region from the Sphingomonas sp. S2-65 genome encodes:
- a CDS encoding cation diffusion facilitator family transporter, with protein MSETTARAAVASATTAILLLTLKAIAAWQTNSVALLGSLADSSLDVLASLVTLYGVRLAATPADHDHRFGHGKAEALAALFQVALVTASAGAIGWRAIQSFQREAPVSDPGLGIAVSIVAIAATLVLVSYQRRIIAETGSVAIQADSLHYQGDILLNLSVILALVLERYLALNGADAVFGIVIAVWLGWGAFKASAEAIDQLMDKEWPEDERARFVEVAIGNPEVRGIHDFRTRRSGGHAFAQFHMVVARDMNVADAHDVVEEVEDALHAAFPRTEVLIHLDPEGHVDTDNPLVEQDVTPHWFRKR; from the coding sequence CTGAGCGAGACCACGGCACGCGCGGCGGTGGCCAGCGCGACCACTGCCATCCTGCTGCTGACCCTCAAGGCGATCGCCGCATGGCAGACCAATTCGGTCGCCCTGCTGGGCAGTCTGGCGGATTCGAGCCTGGACGTGCTGGCGTCGCTGGTGACGTTGTACGGCGTGCGGCTGGCGGCGACTCCGGCAGATCACGACCACCGGTTCGGCCATGGCAAGGCCGAAGCGCTGGCGGCGCTGTTCCAGGTGGCTTTGGTGACGGCATCGGCGGGCGCGATCGGCTGGCGGGCGATCCAGTCGTTCCAGCGCGAGGCGCCGGTGTCCGATCCCGGGCTGGGCATTGCGGTGTCGATCGTGGCGATCGCCGCGACCTTGGTCTTGGTGTCGTACCAGCGGCGGATCATCGCCGAGACCGGATCGGTCGCGATCCAGGCGGACAGCCTGCACTATCAGGGCGACATCCTGCTCAACCTGTCGGTGATCCTGGCGCTGGTGCTGGAACGGTATCTGGCGCTGAACGGAGCCGACGCGGTGTTCGGCATCGTCATCGCGGTGTGGCTCGGCTGGGGCGCGTTCAAGGCGTCCGCCGAGGCGATCGACCAGTTGATGGACAAGGAATGGCCCGAAGACGAGCGGGCCCGCTTCGTCGAAGTGGCGATCGGCAATCCCGAAGTGCGCGGCATTCACGATTTCCGCACGCGGCGATCGGGCGGGCACGCCTTTGCGCAGTTCCACATGGTGGTCGCGCGCGACATGAACGTCGCCGACGCACATGATGTGGTGGAGGAAGTGGAGGACGCGCTGCATGCCGCCTTCCCGCGTACCGAAGTGCTGATCCACCTCGATCCAGAGGGTCATGTCGATACCGACAATCCGCTGGTCGAGCAGGACGTAACGCCACACTGGTTCCGGAAGCGCTGA
- a CDS encoding PhzF family phenazine biosynthesis protein: MPALPFAQIDAFADRAFTGNPAAVVPLEAWLDDAVLQRIAAENNLSETAFFVADASGEADFELRWFTPAVEVELCGHATLASGHYLLSSDAARERVTFRTRQSGVLEVARDGDGDGYAMALPAYPPEPAEVPGLLDALRVEGETLWHPRGYDLTVVESAEIVRGLTPDFRALAATGNTLNIVTAPGDGGVDVVSRVFAPAVGLDEDPVTGSAHAVLAPYWAKRLGRNRFTAFQASARGGHVGCLVEGNRVVLGGRCVTVIEGRFFA; this comes from the coding sequence ATGCCTGCCCTGCCCTTTGCCCAGATCGATGCCTTTGCCGATCGGGCGTTCACCGGCAATCCTGCGGCGGTGGTGCCGCTGGAGGCCTGGCTGGACGACGCGGTGCTGCAGCGGATCGCGGCGGAAAACAATTTGTCGGAAACGGCCTTCTTCGTCGCCGATGCGAGCGGAGAAGCCGATTTCGAGCTGCGCTGGTTCACCCCGGCGGTGGAAGTCGAGCTGTGTGGCCATGCGACGCTGGCGAGCGGGCACTATCTGCTGTCGAGTGACGCGGCACGCGAGCGCGTGACGTTCCGCACTCGCCAGTCCGGCGTGCTGGAGGTAGCCCGCGACGGCGACGGCGACGGCTATGCCATGGCGCTGCCGGCTTATCCGCCCGAGCCGGCCGAGGTGCCTGGACTGCTCGACGCGCTGAGGGTCGAGGGCGAGACGCTGTGGCATCCGCGCGGCTACGATCTGACCGTGGTCGAGAGCGCCGAGATCGTGCGGGGCCTGACCCCCGACTTCCGCGCGCTGGCGGCGACGGGCAACACGCTCAACATCGTGACCGCACCGGGCGACGGTGGCGTGGACGTGGTGAGCCGCGTGTTCGCGCCGGCGGTAGGGCTGGACGAGGATCCGGTGACCGGATCGGCACATGCGGTGCTCGCACCTTATTGGGCGAAGCGGCTGGGGCGGAACCGGTTCACGGCGTTTCAGGCGAGCGCGCGTGGTGGGCATGTCGGGTGTCTGGTCGAGGGGAACCGGGTGGTGCTGGGCGGTCGCTGTGTGACCGTGATCGAAGGGCGGTTTTTCGCCTGA
- the mnmA gene encoding tRNA 2-thiouridine(34) synthase MnmA: MIPADFQLPQPLAARRIVVAMSGGVDSSVVAALAAASGAETIGVTLQLYDHGEAVGRAGSCCAGRDIRDARAVCDKLGIAHYVFDHASSFKETVIDDFADEYLAGRTPIPCVKCNMGPKFTDLFALARDLGADCLATGHYVRRVQGAQGPELHRAIDPARDQSYFLFATTAAQLDFLRFPLGGMPKAQVRELAAELGLGVAAKPDSQDICFVPDRDYASLVKKLRPEAETSGDIVDESGRVLGQHKGLIHFTVGQRRGLEIGGAAEPYYVLRLDAQSRQVIVGPKRALAVRAARIDKVNWLAGDYRGEMTVKVRSLAKPVPARFDGDRVVFELPEYGVAPGQAAVLYAGDRVLGGGWIQQTERAELALA; the protein is encoded by the coding sequence ATGATCCCCGCCGATTTCCAGCTTCCCCAGCCGCTTGCCGCGCGGCGCATCGTCGTCGCCATGTCGGGCGGGGTCGACTCCTCGGTCGTGGCCGCCTTGGCCGCGGCGAGCGGGGCGGAGACGATCGGCGTCACGCTCCAGCTCTATGATCATGGCGAAGCGGTGGGCCGCGCAGGCTCCTGCTGTGCCGGACGCGACATCCGCGATGCTCGCGCCGTCTGCGACAAGCTTGGCATCGCGCACTACGTCTTCGATCATGCGTCGAGCTTCAAGGAGACCGTGATCGACGATTTCGCCGACGAGTATCTCGCTGGCCGCACCCCGATCCCGTGCGTGAAGTGCAACATGGGCCCCAAATTCACCGATCTGTTCGCGCTTGCCCGCGATCTTGGTGCCGATTGCCTGGCGACCGGTCATTATGTCCGCCGGGTCCAGGGCGCGCAGGGTCCCGAACTCCACCGCGCGATCGATCCCGCGCGCGACCAGAGCTACTTCCTGTTCGCCACAACTGCCGCGCAGCTAGATTTCCTGCGCTTTCCTCTCGGCGGCATGCCCAAGGCCCAGGTGCGCGAACTCGCTGCCGAACTGGGCCTGGGCGTCGCGGCCAAGCCTGACAGCCAGGACATCTGCTTCGTTCCCGACCGCGACTATGCCAGCCTGGTCAAGAAGCTGCGGCCGGAGGCCGAAACCAGCGGCGACATCGTCGATGAGAGCGGACGCGTGCTCGGCCAGCATAAGGGGCTGATCCACTTCACCGTCGGCCAGCGCCGCGGGCTCGAGATCGGCGGCGCCGCCGAGCCCTATTACGTGCTTCGCCTCGACGCGCAGTCTCGCCAGGTGATCGTCGGCCCCAAGCGCGCCCTCGCCGTCCGCGCCGCGCGCATCGACAAGGTCAATTGGCTGGCCGGGGATTATCGCGGCGAAATGACCGTCAAGGTCCGCAGCCTCGCCAAGCCAGTGCCTGCCCGCTTCGACGGCGATCGCGTGGTGTTCGAGCTCCCCGAATATGGCGTGGCCCCGGGGCAGGCCGCGGTGCTCTACGCCGGCGACCGCGTCCTCGGCGGCGGCTGGATCCAGCAAACCGAACGCGCCGAACTCGCGCTGGCTTGA
- a CDS encoding DUF1153 domain-containing protein yields the protein MIENQKIRPAKVIGPLGEPLTLDTLPPPSTTRWVVRRKAEVVAAVNGGLLSVDEVCERYGLTVEEFAGWQRAIDRSGMPGLRVTRIQHYRSLYERQQKF from the coding sequence ATGATTGAAAATCAGAAGATCCGTCCCGCAAAGGTCATCGGCCCCCTCGGCGAGCCGCTGACCCTCGATACGCTGCCCCCGCCCAGCACCACCCGCTGGGTCGTGCGGCGCAAGGCAGAAGTCGTGGCCGCGGTGAATGGCGGATTGCTGAGCGTGGATGAAGTCTGCGAACGCTACGGACTGACCGTGGAAGAGTTCGCTGGCTGGCAGCGGGCGATCGACCGCTCGGGCATGCCGGGACTACGCGTGACGCGCATCCAGCATTACCGCTCCTTGTACGAGCGCCAGCAGAAGTTCTGA
- a CDS encoding GlsB/YeaQ/YmgE family stress response membrane protein — MGLIVWLVIGGVVGWLASIVMRTDASQGIFLNVIVGIVGAFIASLLFGAGINDGITVTTFLTSLVGAIILLAIVNLVRRGSVR, encoded by the coding sequence ATGGGTCTTATTGTTTGGCTCGTCATCGGCGGCGTTGTCGGCTGGCTGGCAAGCATCGTGATGCGCACTGATGCTTCGCAGGGCATCTTCCTGAACGTCATCGTCGGCATCGTCGGCGCGTTCATTGCCAGCCTGCTGTTCGGCGCCGGCATCAACGACGGTATCACCGTCACCACGTTCCTGACTTCGCTGGTGGGTGCGATCATCCTCCTCGCGATCGTCAACCTCGTTCGTCGCGGCTCCGTTCGCTAA
- a CDS encoding SIMPL domain-containing protein encodes MIRLALLATTAALGAAAASLPAAAQDMRPFLPADGAVLDVAAEGSTTRVPDLALIQAGVVTQAGSAAEAMQQNSARMASVIAALRKAGVAERDLQTAAVSLNPVYRNEDNQPPVITGYQASNQLTVRFREIAKSGAILDTLVRQGANNISGPNLTLDKPEAAMDEARADAIAKARARAELYARAAGLRVDRILAISEGGSIGPQEIIVSGTRRGAFAAADTQVLPGEREVSINVSVRFLLK; translated from the coding sequence ATGATCCGCCTCGCGTTGCTAGCTACCACCGCCGCGCTCGGCGCGGCAGCCGCAAGCCTGCCCGCAGCCGCGCAGGACATGCGCCCGTTTCTGCCAGCCGATGGGGCGGTGCTGGACGTGGCGGCCGAGGGCAGCACCACGCGCGTGCCCGATCTCGCGCTGATCCAGGCCGGGGTCGTCACCCAGGCGGGCAGCGCGGCGGAGGCGATGCAACAGAACAGCGCGCGGATGGCGAGCGTCATCGCGGCATTGCGCAAGGCCGGTGTCGCCGAACGCGACCTCCAGACTGCCGCGGTTTCGCTCAACCCCGTCTATCGCAACGAGGATAATCAGCCCCCGGTGATCACCGGCTACCAGGCGTCGAACCAGCTCACCGTGCGCTTTCGCGAGATCGCCAAGAGCGGCGCGATCCTCGACACGCTGGTGCGGCAGGGCGCAAACAACATCTCGGGTCCCAACCTGACGCTCGACAAGCCGGAAGCCGCGATGGACGAGGCGCGCGCCGATGCCATCGCAAAGGCCCGCGCCCGCGCCGAGCTTTACGCCCGCGCCGCGGGGCTGCGCGTGGATCGTATCCTGGCGATTTCCGAAGGTGGCTCGATCGGGCCGCAGGAGATCATCGTGTCCGGAACCCGCCGCGGCGCGTTCGCCGCGGCCGACACGCAAGTGCTGCCCGGCGAGCGCGAGGTCAGCATCAACGTCTCCGTCCGCTTCCTCCTGAAGTAA
- a CDS encoding efflux RND transporter periplasmic adaptor subunit yields MNYEGRMFGRQDRLEYTGEETPRRSRRWIWILGIAIVVVGIVAVLAVSRKDGAAPKGAAKGAAAAQGSSQNPTVTVAVPGKTTMETVVTGTGSLAARREMPVGVAGEGGIVTRVLVEPGSWVGAGQVLATVDRSVQTQTAESLAASIRVAQADLRLAQAELDRAQRLVANGFISKADIDRKTAARDQAQARLRVSQAQFSETQARNRRLDVRAPAAGLVLTRQVEPGQIVSSGSGVLFRMAMGGQMELRTQLAETDLQKLRVGARAEVTPTGMSQTFTGEVWQVSPIIDPQSRQGIARVSLKYNPALRPGGFASARIVAGGVTAVVLPQSAVQSDGQGNYVYTVNAQNVAVRAPVTTGDVTEQGVAITSGLSGNERVVLTAGAFLNPGQKVIPNLQKLK; encoded by the coding sequence ATGAACTATGAGGGTAGGATGTTCGGACGGCAGGATCGGCTGGAGTATACGGGCGAAGAGACGCCGCGGCGCAGCCGCCGCTGGATCTGGATCCTCGGCATCGCGATCGTGGTGGTCGGCATTGTCGCCGTCCTAGCCGTGAGCCGCAAGGACGGCGCTGCGCCCAAGGGAGCAGCTAAGGGCGCCGCGGCCGCCCAGGGTAGTTCACAGAACCCGACGGTGACCGTCGCGGTTCCGGGCAAGACGACGATGGAGACGGTGGTGACCGGCACCGGCAGCCTGGCGGCGCGCCGCGAGATGCCGGTAGGAGTCGCCGGCGAAGGTGGCATCGTCACGCGCGTTCTGGTCGAGCCGGGCAGCTGGGTCGGCGCAGGCCAGGTGCTGGCGACGGTAGACCGGTCGGTACAGACGCAGACTGCCGAATCGCTGGCCGCCTCGATCCGGGTGGCGCAGGCCGATCTTCGCCTCGCCCAGGCGGAACTGGACCGCGCCCAGCGGCTTGTCGCGAACGGGTTCATCTCCAAGGCGGACATCGACCGCAAGACCGCGGCGCGCGACCAGGCGCAGGCGCGGCTGCGCGTGTCGCAGGCGCAGTTCTCGGAAACCCAGGCTCGCAACCGGCGCTTGGACGTTCGCGCGCCGGCGGCCGGGCTGGTGCTGACGCGCCAGGTGGAGCCAGGCCAGATCGTCAGTTCCGGATCGGGTGTCCTTTTCCGCATGGCGATGGGCGGGCAGATGGAGCTGCGTACGCAGCTGGCCGAAACCGACCTTCAGAAGCTGCGCGTCGGCGCGCGTGCCGAAGTGACGCCGACCGGGATGAGCCAGACCTTCACGGGCGAAGTGTGGCAGGTATCTCCCATCATCGACCCTCAATCGCGCCAGGGCATCGCCCGAGTGTCCCTGAAGTATAATCCGGCATTGCGCCCCGGCGGGTTTGCCAGCGCGCGGATCGTCGCCGGCGGCGTCACCGCCGTCGTGCTGCCGCAGTCAGCGGTTCAGAGCGACGGGCAGGGAAATTACGTGTACACGGTCAATGCCCAGAATGTGGCGGTACGCGCACCCGTTACCACCGGAGACGTGACCGAACAGGGCGTGGCGATCACCAGCGGGCTTTCGGGCAACGAACGCGTGGTGCTGACCGCCGGCGCCTTCCTCAATCCAGGCCAGAAGGTCATCCCGAACCTTCAGAAGCTGAAATAA
- a CDS encoding efflux RND transporter permease subunit, translating to MSFRNISAWAIRNPVPPIVLFIALTIAGLVSFARMDVNNDPDIDFPIVWIAISQPGAAPSELENQITQKVESAVRSLQGIDEINSTVSEGSTQTVVQLDIGTPIDRAVEDVRSAIQQIRGDLPDGILEPQVGRVDTASDNDIASFTAVAPDMTVEELSWYIDNQVSKELLSVSGMSAVDRNGGVNREIRVILDPAKLQGVGLTASQVNQQLRQVNLNAAGGRAEISGFEQSVRVIGNAKDAYSLGQSQISTGAGRTVRLADIAMVKDAYAEQRSAAEYNGHPVISFDIKRAKGASDVEVFHDAEKKLQELEKRNPKVHFELLNNNSKYAEEQFHTAMEAMVEGAVLAVIVVFLFLRDWRATLISALAIPLSAIPSFWFMEMLGFTLNQMTLLALSLVAGVLVDDAIVEIENIVRHMRMGKSAYQASIDAADEIGVAVLATTMSIVAVFLPVGLMPGISGQFFKNFGLTVVASVLMSLAVARLLTPMIAAYFLKAHGHASHGEGMLMNGYMKLLRWTLLHRWSAVLSFVIAFGATIACFAMLPMTFQPAQDQESVTATIEMVPGTPLEATEQVVTRVADLLQGQPNVANVYARSFVGNGRVTANLKEDRTETSTEFEKRLAPQLIAIPDARVNFRSQFGWGSSGRDLTVTLGGEDPALLNATANQLVKQMASMPEVVAPRISGDLQRPEIIIKPRLDLAANLGVTTSALSSAIRIATLGDIDQNSAKFSLSDRQIPIRVAINEDARARLSTIQNMPVQTQTGGSVPLSVVAEIGFGAGPTKIERLNLQRRLIVGADLAMNPATGKPYVNNEVMQKINQLPIMKNLPVGVGQMTVGQAKWQAEMLNNFFVALASGIFLVFAVLVLLYRRFMSPLVNMGSLLLAPLGGLIALMLTGNPLSLPVFIGILMLFGIVAKNSILLIDFALEEMDKGVRKFDAVLDAGHKRAQPIVMTTVAMVAGMVPTALSLSGDSSWRAPMGIVVIGGLIVSTVLTLVIVPAIFSLAVGLEQWLGPRLGKRLLTFRPGDDGKLIGTHGGLIEHKPGDDTPQPAE from the coding sequence ATGAGCTTCCGGAACATCTCGGCCTGGGCGATCCGCAACCCGGTGCCCCCTATCGTGCTGTTCATCGCGCTGACCATCGCGGGGCTCGTCAGCTTCGCGCGGATGGACGTGAACAACGATCCCGACATCGACTTCCCCATCGTGTGGATCGCGATCAGCCAGCCGGGCGCCGCGCCCAGCGAACTCGAGAACCAGATCACGCAGAAGGTCGAATCGGCGGTCCGCAGCCTGCAGGGCATCGACGAGATCAACTCCACCGTTTCGGAAGGCAGCACCCAGACGGTCGTCCAGCTCGACATCGGCACCCCGATCGACCGGGCAGTCGAGGACGTGCGTTCCGCTATCCAGCAGATCCGCGGCGACTTGCCCGACGGCATCCTGGAGCCGCAGGTCGGCCGAGTGGACACCGCCAGCGACAACGACATTGCCAGCTTCACCGCCGTCGCGCCTGACATGACGGTGGAAGAGCTCAGCTGGTACATCGACAATCAGGTGTCCAAGGAGCTGCTGTCGGTTTCCGGCATGAGCGCGGTGGACCGCAATGGCGGCGTCAACCGCGAGATCCGCGTGATCCTGGACCCCGCCAAGTTGCAGGGCGTCGGGCTGACTGCCAGCCAAGTGAATCAGCAGCTGCGCCAGGTCAACCTGAACGCTGCGGGCGGCCGCGCCGAAATCTCGGGCTTCGAACAGTCTGTACGCGTCATCGGCAACGCCAAGGATGCTTATTCGCTGGGTCAGTCTCAAATCTCGACCGGAGCGGGCCGCACCGTGCGGCTGGCCGACATCGCGATGGTGAAGGATGCCTATGCCGAGCAGCGCAGCGCTGCCGAATATAATGGCCATCCGGTGATCTCGTTCGATATCAAGCGCGCCAAGGGTGCCTCGGACGTCGAAGTGTTTCACGACGCCGAGAAGAAGCTCCAGGAACTGGAAAAGCGCAATCCGAAGGTGCACTTCGAGCTACTCAACAACAATTCCAAATATGCCGAGGAGCAGTTCCACACCGCCATGGAGGCGATGGTGGAAGGCGCAGTGCTGGCGGTCATCGTCGTGTTCCTGTTCCTGCGCGACTGGCGTGCGACGCTGATCTCGGCCTTGGCGATCCCCCTCTCGGCGATCCCCAGCTTCTGGTTCATGGAGATGCTGGGCTTCACGCTGAACCAGATGACGCTGCTCGCGCTCAGCCTGGTGGCGGGCGTGCTGGTCGACGACGCGATCGTGGAAATCGAGAACATCGTCCGCCACATGCGGATGGGTAAATCGGCCTACCAGGCATCGATCGACGCCGCCGACGAGATCGGCGTCGCCGTGCTGGCCACCACCATGTCGATCGTCGCGGTGTTCCTGCCGGTTGGACTGATGCCCGGGATCTCCGGCCAGTTCTTCAAGAACTTCGGCCTGACCGTCGTCGCATCGGTGCTGATGAGCCTTGCCGTCGCGCGTCTGCTGACGCCGATGATTGCCGCCTATTTCCTCAAGGCGCACGGCCATGCCAGCCACGGCGAAGGCATGCTGATGAACGGCTATATGAAGCTGTTGCGCTGGACGCTGCTGCACCGCTGGTCGGCGGTGCTGAGCTTCGTGATCGCGTTCGGCGCGACGATCGCCTGCTTTGCGATGCTGCCGATGACCTTCCAGCCCGCTCAGGACCAGGAGAGCGTGACCGCCACGATCGAGATGGTGCCGGGGACACCATTGGAGGCGACGGAGCAAGTCGTGACGCGCGTTGCGGATCTGCTTCAGGGTCAGCCGAACGTCGCCAATGTCTATGCCCGCAGCTTCGTCGGCAATGGCCGAGTGACCGCGAACCTGAAGGAAGACCGTACCGAAACCTCGACCGAATTCGAGAAGCGGCTGGCGCCGCAGCTCATCGCGATTCCCGATGCGCGCGTGAACTTCCGCTCGCAGTTCGGCTGGGGCTCGTCGGGACGCGACCTGACCGTGACGCTGGGCGGCGAGGATCCCGCGCTGCTCAACGCGACGGCCAACCAGCTTGTCAAGCAGATGGCCAGCATGCCGGAAGTCGTGGCCCCGCGGATCAGCGGCGACCTGCAGCGGCCTGAGATTATCATCAAGCCGCGGCTCGACTTGGCCGCGAACCTGGGCGTGACCACCTCGGCGCTGTCGAGTGCGATCCGGATCGCGACGCTGGGCGACATCGATCAGAACAGCGCCAAATTCTCGCTGTCGGATCGCCAGATCCCGATCCGGGTGGCGATCAACGAAGACGCCCGTGCCCGCCTCTCCACGATCCAGAACATGCCGGTGCAGACCCAGACCGGCGGATCGGTGCCGCTGTCGGTAGTGGCCGAAATCGGCTTCGGCGCTGGCCCGACCAAGATCGAGCGACTGAACCTGCAGCGCCGCCTCATCGTCGGCGCCGACCTGGCGATGAACCCGGCGACGGGCAAGCCGTACGTCAACAACGAGGTGATGCAGAAGATCAACCAGCTGCCGATCATGAAGAACCTTCCGGTCGGGGTCGGCCAGATGACGGTCGGCCAAGCCAAGTGGCAGGCGGAGATGCTGAACAACTTCTTCGTCGCGCTCGCATCGGGCATCTTCCTGGTCTTCGCGGTCCTGGTGCTGCTGTACCGCCGCTTCATGTCGCCGCTGGTCAACATGGGGTCGCTGCTGCTCGCACCACTGGGCGGGCTGATCGCGCTGATGCTCACCGGTAATCCGCTGTCGCTGCCGGTGTTCATCGGGATCCTGATGCTGTTCGGCATCGTCGCCAAGAACTCGATCCTGCTGATCGACTTCGCGCTGGAGGAAATGGACAAAGGGGTGCGCAAGTTCGACGCGGTCCTGGATGCGGGTCACAAGCGTGCTCAGCCGATCGTCATGACGACGGTGGCGATGGTCGCGGGCATGGTCCCGACGGCGCTGTCGCTGAGCGGCGACTCGTCCTGGCGGGCGCCGATGGGCATCGTCGTGATCGGCGGGCTGATCGTATCCACGGTGCTGACGTTGGTGATCGTTCCGGCGATCTTCAGCCTTGCGGTGGGTCTCGAGCAGTGGCTGGGGCCGCGCCTCGGCAAGCGGCTGCTCACGTTCCGCCCGGGGGACGATGGCAAGCTGATCGGAACGCATGGCGGTCTGATCGAGCACAAGCCTGGGGACGACACGCCGCAACCTGCGGAATGA
- a CDS encoding DUF445 domain-containing protein — MLATGLLVLMAAVFLTSRHYEGVHPAIGFVRAFAEAAMVGGLADWFAVTALFRHPLHLPIPHTAIIPRNKDRIADTLGAFLRDNFLIPSVVARRMQRVDVARAAGRWLADPSGGRGRLRAGIGRLAADMLEALDQERLGGMAKQALAGRLRALEIAPLLGRALETAMREDRHRPLLDGMIRWAAKVLEANEHLIRAMVHERSGAVMRWTGLDETLANKIIDGLNKLIAAMAEEPDHPLRAKAEEGLAQFAQDLQHDAEKRARVEAFKNELLDNPALADWWLGIWESGRAALLRVARNPDALLTGAFGGTMRQLGETLQADARLAATINRFTRRAAVGAASDYGDGIVRLVSDTIRGWDADTVTGRLENAVGRDLQYIRINGTVVGGLVGMGIHAVDVLV; from the coding sequence ATGCTCGCCACCGGACTGCTGGTGCTGATGGCGGCGGTATTCCTGACGAGCCGACATTATGAGGGCGTGCATCCCGCGATCGGGTTCGTGCGGGCATTTGCCGAAGCGGCGATGGTGGGCGGGCTGGCCGATTGGTTCGCCGTGACTGCGCTGTTCCGGCACCCGCTCCACCTGCCCATCCCGCACACCGCGATCATTCCCCGCAACAAGGATCGCATCGCCGATACGCTGGGTGCATTCCTCCGCGACAATTTCCTAATCCCTTCGGTCGTGGCGCGGAGGATGCAGCGGGTCGATGTGGCGCGGGCTGCCGGGCGCTGGCTAGCAGATCCGAGTGGCGGGCGCGGGCGGCTGCGCGCGGGCATCGGGCGGCTGGCGGCGGACATGCTCGAGGCGCTGGACCAGGAGCGGCTTGGCGGCATGGCCAAGCAGGCGCTCGCCGGCCGGCTGCGGGCCTTGGAAATCGCGCCGCTGCTTGGCCGGGCGCTGGAAACCGCGATGCGCGAGGATCGCCACCGCCCACTGCTCGACGGCATGATCCGTTGGGCCGCCAAGGTGCTGGAGGCCAACGAGCATCTGATCCGGGCGATGGTCCACGAACGTTCCGGCGCGGTGATGCGGTGGACGGGATTGGACGAAACGCTGGCCAACAAGATCATCGACGGGCTGAACAAGCTGATCGCGGCGATGGCGGAGGAGCCCGATCATCCGCTGCGTGCGAAAGCGGAAGAGGGATTGGCGCAGTTCGCGCAGGATCTGCAGCACGATGCCGAAAAACGCGCGCGGGTCGAGGCGTTCAAGAACGAGCTGCTCGACAATCCGGCGCTGGCCGACTGGTGGCTGGGGATCTGGGAATCAGGGCGCGCGGCGCTGCTGCGGGTCGCGCGCAATCCCGATGCGCTGCTGACCGGCGCGTTCGGCGGAACGATGCGCCAGCTTGGCGAAACCTTGCAGGCCGACGCGCGGCTGGCGGCGACGATCAACCGATTCACCCGCCGGGCGGCGGTGGGCGCGGCGTCGGACTATGGCGACGGCATCGTGCGGCTGGTGTCGGATACCATCCGCGGCTGGGACGCCGACACGGTGACGGGGCGCCTGGAAAACGCGGTTGGGCGCGATTTGCAATATATCAGGATCAACGGGACGGTGGTCGGCGGACTAGTGGGAATGGGGATCCATGCGGTGGATGTGCTGGTCTAG
- a CDS encoding pyridoxamine 5'-phosphate oxidase family protein: MPKTLGELAGIMKDIDFAMLSTHSDGGTIAGRPMSNNRDVAYDGDSWYFAYADTRVVRELRANPRVGLGFHGKGGMLGMKPVFLHVEGEATIIQDKAQFEAHWTSDLERWFENGVETPGLALIHVRGTRLHYWDGEEQGELVLAGATADTVATPTS, encoded by the coding sequence ATGCCCAAGACCCTTGGCGAACTCGCCGGCATCATGAAGGACATCGACTTCGCGATGCTCTCCACCCATTCCGACGGCGGCACCATCGCCGGCCGGCCGATGAGCAACAACCGCGACGTCGCCTATGACGGCGACAGCTGGTATTTCGCCTATGCCGATACCCGCGTCGTCCGCGAGCTCCGCGCCAATCCCCGGGTCGGGCTCGGCTTCCATGGTAAGGGCGGGATGCTCGGCATGAAGCCGGTGTTCCTCCATGTCGAGGGCGAGGCCACGATCATCCAGGACAAGGCGCAGTTCGAGGCGCATTGGACCTCGGATCTTGAGCGCTGGTTCGAAAACGGCGTCGAAACGCCGGGTTTGGCGCTGATTCACGTGCGCGGGACGCGTCTTCACTATTGGGATGGCGAGGAACAGGGGGAACTGGTGCTGGCCGGCGCCACCGCCGACACCGTCGCGACGCCCACTAGCTGA